A single genomic interval of Hoplias malabaricus isolate fHopMal1 chromosome 7, fHopMal1.hap1, whole genome shotgun sequence harbors:
- the LOC136701649 gene encoding LOW QUALITY PROTEIN: E3 ubiquitin-protein ligase TRIM35-like (The sequence of the model RefSeq protein was modified relative to this genomic sequence to represent the inferred CDS: inserted 2 bases in 1 codon): MASKPFLEEDLLCPVCSEIFKDPVLLRCSHSVCKACLQRFWETKVSRVCPVCKRRSSPEVPPLSLALKCQXFLQERIQKAAAGSETPCSLHSEKLKLFCQDDQQLVCVVCQTSRKHTNHKLCPVDEAVTDCKDELKSALKTLQKKLDLFKECKLNWDQTAEHIKTQARLTERQIKEEFEELHQFLRDEEAARIAALREEEEQKSQRMKEKIKKISREISSLSDTVRAVEEQMSIEDVPFLQKYKSTLERAQCTLQDPERLSGALLHVSNHLSNLKFTVWEKMQEIISFTPVTLDPNTAHPVLTVSDDLTSVRWNKKQQLPDLPERFDECECVLGSEGFNSGTHSWDVDVGESKEWEVGVMTESAQRKGDIGSRSGVWGMGYYSGQYRAWSTPQSDTVLLVSQKIQRVRVKLDWNRGKLSFTDPLTNTHIHTLTHRFTETLLPVLCLFKTVPPLKILPVQSSVRVNQFS, translated from the exons ATGGCTTCCAAACCTTTCTTGGAGGAGGATCTCTTGTGTCCTGTGTGCTCTGAAATTTTCAAGGATCCTGTTCTTTTGCGCTGTagtcacagtgtgtgtaaagCCTGTCTGCAGAGGTTCTGGGAAACCAAAGTATCCAGAGTGTGTCCAGTGTGTAAAAGAAGATCTTCACCAGAAGTTCCTCCTTTAAGCTTGGCTTTAAAGTGCCA GTTTTTACAGGAGAGAATTCAGAAAGCTGCAGCAGGATCTGAAACACCCTGCAGTCTGCACAGTGAGAAACTCAAACTCTTCTGTCAGGACGATCAGcagctggtgtgtgtggtgtgtcagacttccagaaaacacaccaaccacAAGCTCTGCCCTGtggatgaagctgttacagactgCAAG gATGAACTCAAGTCTGCTTTGAAGACCCTGCAGAAGAAGCTGGATCTGTTTAAAGAGtgtaaactgaactgggatCAGACTGCAGAACATATAAAG ACTCAGGCTCGGCTCACAGAGAGGCAGATTAAGGAGGAGTTTGAGGAGCTCCACCAGTTTCTCAGAGATGAAGAGGCAGCCAGGATCGCTGCActgagggaggaagaggagcagaAAAGTCAGAGGATGAAGGAGAAGATCAAGAAGATCAGCAGAGAGATCTCATCCCTTTCAGACACGGTCAGAGCCGTAGAAGAGCAGATGAGCATCGAGGACGTCCCCTTCTTACAG AAGTACAAGTCCACTCTGGAGAG AGctcagtgcacacttcaagatCCAGAGAGGCTTTCAGGAGCACTGCTCCATGTGAGCAACCACCTGAGCAACCTGAAGTTCACCGTCTGGGAGAAGATGCAGGAGATCATCAGCTTTA ctCCTGTGACTCTGGACCCCAACACTGCTCATCCTGTTCTGACTGTGTCTGATGACTTAACCAGTGTGAGATGGAATAAGAAACAGCAGCTCCCTGATCTTCCAGAGAGATTtgatgaatgtgaatgtgtgctgGGTTCTGAGGGGTTTAactcaggaacacactcctgggATGTTGATGTTGGAGAAAGCAAAGAATGGGAGGTGGGAGTGATGACAGAGTCAGCTCAAAGGAAGGGAGACATAGGCTCCAGGAGTGGAGTGTGGGGTATGGGATATTACAGTGGTCAATATAGAGCCTGGTCAACACCACAGTCAGATACTGTCCTCTTAGTTTCACAGAAGATCCAGAGGGTCAGAGTGAAGCTGGACTGGAACAGAGGAAAACTCTCATTCACTGATCCtcttactaacacacacattcacacgttaacacacagattcactgagacacttttgccggtcctttgtctttttaaaactGTGCCTCCTCTGAAGATCCTCCCAGTTCAGAGCTCTGTTAGAGTAAATCAGTTCAGTTag